Proteins from a genomic interval of Watersipora subatra chromosome 10, tzWatSuba1.1, whole genome shotgun sequence:
- the LOC137405877 gene encoding uncharacterized protein, giving the protein MMDAMAAAKIFAYCTLALILLIIICANAYRRGRFDPILRWIKKKFGIGQFVEEKKEPKWRRRRVDRSWKEKHYFVIYKEEDCEKADAPDSISPAANTVKESSEAELCKLLEDTDLGVNSEQKIGVNGEQKIGMNDEQEVGVNGEQNIDMNGEQKIGVNGEPEIAVEAEKKRINCGLLKSDASDCTDSPLKDNDVTSVARETNQECKLAETRVSTSEEQPSGVLTERIVVTDNGSTKVKEKACVSFVSQVSKDSVMKEVFQMFVGERAVYLYSSDEKELGCDLVSHFHPELIISFETCSDYKLLKFPPPPDLYSTLSDSYSVKDNVVERICLMESANVTIQHEVKGSSVCMERCTVPQWGPYKDIDYASLQILHDKLTTLSEKKPNEKLKIIIHSSESIYVSTIIMLECLESMDDITMPAEIVKRLKQMNSLEINDRDRKWVLHSLALCSKLQLQNITLDTLMERHPLESISIEFCESVLQTLKELVPDMNMSQCVAAVQDCNRFQNRKCTILPLDSEKPYLGGPTVSPAECDYLNASFIKGYHSGYEYIVTEWPQFRTIPSFWRLVYLYEIPTIIIVAPSGPLKQKRYPVFWPQRGREKKYASFGRYTVKAIADHLTQSEVFHTTHFKVTEQNVGFSISHTCKIHYIPKWPALTKSSDDPFITGIFKLLFDEWQQHRRHGKETKLCVVSSDGASKCGILFSVWSIFDQIGSSESRVFDCMNAIRLTKLNRPKLVNNVEEVEIIYRILHQIAEKRTSIKNFFNKRLLTSSVSSLNSYKLALSDGVS; this is encoded by the exons AACCTAAATGGAGAAGAAGAAGAGTTGATCGAAGCTGGAAggaaaaacattattttgtaaTCTATAAAGAGGAGGACTGTGAGAAAGCAGATGCACCAGACAGCATTAGTCCTGCTGCCAACACGGTTAAGGAAAGCTCTGAGGCTGAGTTGTGCAAACTGCTTGAGGATACTGACTTAGGCGTCAACAGCGAACAGAAAATTGGTGTAAACGGCGAACAGAAAATTGGCATGAACGACGAACAGGAAGTTGGTGTGAACGGCGAACAAAATATTGACATGAACGGTGAACAAAAAATTGGCGTGAACGGCGAACCGGAAATTGCAGTAGAAGCAGAAAAGAAACGCATCAATTGCGGTCTACTAAAAAGTGATGCATCAGATTGCACTGATAGCCCACTTAAAGATAATGACGTTACTTCTGTTGCAAGGGAAACTAATCAAGAGTGTAAACTGGCAGAAACAAGAGTGAGCACAAGTGAAGAGCAACCTAGCGGTGTTTTAACAGAGCGAATAGTTGTAACAGATAATGGATCCACAAAAGTGAAGGAAAAGGCCTGTGTATCTTTTGTGTCTCAGG TTTCGAAAGATTCTGTGATGAAAGAGGTATTTCAG ATGTTTGTTGGGGAGAGAGCTgtctacttgtacagtagtgaCG AAAAAGAACTGGGGTGTGACCTAGTTAGCCATTTTCATCCCGAGCTCATCATCTCTTTCGAAACCTGCTCAGACTATAAG CTTCTGAAGTTTCCTCCTCCCCCTGACCTCTACAGCACACTGTCTGATAGTTATTCAGTTAAGGACAATGTAGTCGAGCGTATCTGTCTCATGGAGTCTGCCAACGTCACCATACAA CATGAGGTCAAAGGAAGTAGTGTGTGTATGGAGAGGTGCACCGTACCACAGTGGGGCCCTTATAAAGACATTGACTATGCAAGCCTACAAATACTGCATGATAAACTTACTACTCTCTCTGAAAAGAAACCAAATGAAAAGCTTAAAATAATTATACACTCTAG TGAATCTATATATGTATCCACTATCATCATGCTAGAGTGCTTAGAATCTATGGACGACATCACAATGCCTGCAGAAATCGTAAAAAGGCTAAAACAGATGAACTCTCTGGAGATCAATGAT CGGGACCGCAAGTGGGTGCTGCATTCACTGGCACTCTGTAGCAAGCTACAGTTACAAAATATCACCCTCGATACGCTTATGGAAAGACACCCTCTCGAATCCATATCCATCGAGTTTTGTGAGTCGGTGTTGCAAACACTGAAGGAGCTTGTACCAGATATGAATATGTCACAATGCGTTGCAGCCGTGCAAGATTGCAACCGCTTCCAAAACAGGAAGTGCACAATTCTCCCAT TGGACTCAGAGAAGCCCTACCTGGGAGGTCCAACAGTGTCTCCAGCTGAGTGTGACTATTTAAACGCCTCCTTCATCAAG GGTTACCACAGCGGGTATGAGTATATCGTCACTGAATGGCCACAGTTCCGGACTATACCCTCTTTCTGGAGACTTGTATACCTCTATGAAATACCGACAATTATAATAGTGGCACCTTCCGGGCCTCTAAAG CAAAAGAGATATCCTGTGTTTTGGCCACAGCGAGGACGTGAAAAAAAATATGCAAGTTTTGGGCGGTACACAGTTAAGGCCATTGCTGATCACCTCACACAAAGTGAAGTATTCCACACAACGCACTTTAAAGTAACAGAACAAAAT GTCGGCTTTAGCATAAGTCATACCTGCAAGATCCACTACATACCAAAATGGCCGGCCTTAACAAAGTCATCCGATGATCCATTTATTACGGGAATATTTAAACTGCTCTTTGATGAATGGCAGCAGCATAGGAGACATG GCAAAGAAACAAAACTATGCGTGGTTTCAAGTGACGGAGCCAGCAAATGTGGAATACTGTTCAGCGTATGGTCTATCTTCGACCAGATAGGATCATCAG AGTCTCGAGTGTTCGACTGCATGAACGCAATCAGGTTAACAAAGCTAAATCGGCCAAAGTTGGTTAACAACGTAGAGGAAGTAGAGATTATCTACAGAATTCTTCACCAGATTGCTGAAAAAAGAACTTCCATAAAGAACTTCTTCAACAAGCGTTTATTGACATCATCAGTCAGTTCTCTTAACTCCTATAAGTTGGCTCTGAGTGACGGAGTGAGCTAG